Proteins co-encoded in one Lacerta agilis isolate rLacAgi1 chromosome 6, rLacAgi1.pri, whole genome shotgun sequence genomic window:
- the KCNK15 gene encoding potassium channel subfamily K member 15 — protein MRCARGSGARPAGLAMKRQNLRTLSLIVCVFSYLLVGAAVFDALESEAEIGHKRLLEQKRSGLRRKYRFTAEDYREFERLALRAEPHRAGTQWRFAGSFYFAITVITTIGYGHAAPGTDAGKVFCMFYAILGIPLTLVMFQSLGERMNILVRMVLKKIKRCLGMRQPTVSMKNMVVVGFLSCMGTLGIGAAAFSYFEGWTFFHAFYYCFITLTTIGFGDFVALQKHEALQKKPPYVAFSFMYILVGLTVIGAFLNLVVFRFLIMNSEDERRDEEERASLRRARNYISREENRGRNDLLLPIEDGTSQMNLLPLMQEEAGRQRGKSSGSTTRVPSFCNCLCYRPRLSRSPVPSQPEAFNCHTNLVYYNSISYKIMEVSLGGKDHTGLSSPRSTLSSNSPSCREHSQLRRKSI, from the exons ATGCGCTGTGCCCGGGGCAGCGGCGCCCGCCCGGCCGGCCTCGCCATGAAGCGGCAGAACCTGCGCACGCTGTCGCTGATCGTGTGCGTCTTCTCCTACCTGCTGGTGGGCGCCGCCGTCTTCGATGCGCTGGAGTCGGAGGCCGAGATCGGCCACAAGCGCCTCCTGGAGCAGAAGCGCAGCGGCCTGCGGAGGAAGTACCGCTTCACCGCCGAGGACTACCGAGAGTTCGAGCGCCTGGCGCTGCGGGCCGAGCCGCACCGAGCCGGCACGCAGTGGAGGTTCGCCGGCTCCTTCTATTTCGCCATCACGGTCATCACCACCATCG GTTACGGACATGCCGCGCCTGGAACGGATGCTGGCAAAGTCTTCTGTATGTTCTATGCGATCCTCGGCATTCCCCTCACCCTGGTGATGTTCCAAAGCCTTGGCGAGCGCATGAACATCCTGGTCCGAATGGTGCTGAAGAAAATTAAGAGGTGCCTGGGAATGAGGCAGCCAACCGTCTCCATGAAGAACATGGTCGTGGTGGGCTTCCTCTCCTGCATGGGGACTCTGGGCATCGGAGCAGCCGCCTTCTCCTATTTTGAAGGCTGGACTTTCTTCCACGCCTTTTATTACTGCTTCATAACCTTGACCACCATTGGGTTTGGAGactttgtggccctccagaagcaCGAAGCTTTGCAGAAGAAGCCCCCTTACGTCGCCTTCAGCTTCATGTATATCCTGGTGGGCTTGACGGTGATCGGGGCTTTCCTGAACTTGGTCGTCTTTCGGTTTTTGATTATGAACTCTGAAGACGAGCGGCGGGACGAAGAGGAAAGGGCGTCTTTGAGGAGGGCCAGGAATTACATCAGCCGGGAGGAGAACCGGGGCAGGAACGACCTCCTGCTCCCCATCGAAGATGGGACAAGTCAGATGAACCTCCTGCCATTGATGCAAGAAGAGGCCGGGAGACAGAGGGGCAAGTCCTCAGGCTCCACCACGAGAGTCCCTTCCTTCTGCAACTGCCTGTGCTACCGGCCGCGGCTAAGCAGGAGCCCGGTTCCTTCCCAACCAGAGGCCTTCAACTGCCACACCAACCTTGTGTATTACAATTCCATTTCTTACAAAATCATGGAAGTCTCCCTGGGCGGTAAGGACCACACTGGCTTGTCTTCCCCCAGGAGCACTCTGTCGTCCAATAGTCCCAGCTGCCGGGAGCACTCCCAGCTGCGGAGGAAGTCTATCTGA